From the bacterium genome, the window AGGTGTGGAAGTCCGCCCATGACCAGCTTTCTTCCGCTTGGATGATATCCGGTTCCGCCGTGATGCGCGTATACGTTTTATACGAAAATAAAATATCCATCGGAAAGTGCGTATGATTGACCCGATCGCGAAATACTCCGCGGACTTGATATGCTTCCAGAATATTGATTCCCATGGTACCCGAAGAAAGTTGGATGGTTTTTCCAACCACATCAATAGAACCAAAATATTTCCTGGCAACCGATTCGGAAATGATAGCCGTCGCCGGTTCTTCGATCACATGACGCTGATCACCTGCGATCATGTGAAGCCCGAAAATTTCAGGAATTGAGGCGTCCGCGTGATAAATTTTCGGCTCAACAAATTTCTGATCGCCGACAAGAATAACTCCTTCAGCGACGACCAGACGACCAACCGATTCGATTTCTGGAATTTCAGACTTAACCGCCGGAGCGACTGCCGGATAAATTGACGTATAGTTCGTTTTCAAAATATTATCCTGATACCGACGTAAACTGATTTTATAAACGCGTTCATGATCGGGTATCATCTGATCATACGTATATTCAAACCAAACATATTGCAGAATGAATAATGAAACGGCCATACCGACCGTCAATCCCAAAACGTTAATCAATGAATAGGTCCTGTGCTTAATAATATTGCGAAGCGATGTACGAAAATAATTAGCTAACATGCATCCGATCCTTTCTGACAAATATCATGACGTTACAATGAGTCGAAATACTCGCTCATTTTTTTTCTGACAACCTGATCAGGCAATTTTCCAAAAGCCGCCATCATATTATCTTTCAAATGTTGCGGCTTGGATGTTCCTGCTATCGCACAAGTAACAGCCGGATGTGAAATGATGTATTTGAGGAAATACTGGCCCCAACTTGTTATACCCAATTCACTTGCCCACTGCGGCAAAGGTTTGTTTTTTGCGGCCTGGAAAAGCGAGCCGCCGGCAAACGGACGATTGATCAAAACAGCGACACCACGATCTTGTGCCGTCTGCAAAAGACTCCTTTCGGCATCGCGCTCACCGAGTGAGTAATTGAACTGAACGAAATCAACCGGTTCGCTTTTGAGAATTTTTTCTAATTCGCTGTAAGCCGACGCCGTATAATGGGTGATGCCGATATAACGGATCTTTCCCGCGTCTTTCCATTCCCGTAAAACCGGAAGATGCGTTTTCCAGTCCAATACATTATGAATCTGCATCAGATCAATGACCGATCGCCGAAGCTTTTTCATCGATTCCATCATTTGGATTTTGCCTTCATCCTTACCCGATGTCCAGACTTTGGTGGCGTAGAAAAACGATTCTGCTGTCCCGGTCATCACAGTCAGATCGCCGACGACTTCTTCGGAATTTCCATACATCGGAGACGAATCAATGACACGCCCCCCGATCGATCGCATGGTTGTCAGAACATCCTTGAGAGGCTGTCGTTCCGATTCCGATGAGCCGACATCAAACGTTTGCCATGTTCCAAGACCGATCACCGGCAATTTTTCATTCGTTGAAGGAATCAGTCGTTGGATCATACCGTCGGCGAACAAGGACGGAAATTTCATCGATCCGGTCAATACACCGGCGCAACTCATTCCGGTGATTTTCAGTATTTCACGCCGTGTAAACATTTAATCTCCTTATAAAGACCTGTGATGGTTGAATAAAGTATGAAACTCATCATAAACAAAAGCCTCAAAAAAAATTACACATCCAACGACTGGATATCTATTGGATTAATTAATTCGAAACTGAAAATGGCAAATTAAAACTAAGAATTGGAAAAATTGGCGTGACGTAATCGGAATTCTGATGGAGTGATTTTAGTGATTTTTTTGAAAGCAGTATTAAACGAAGATAACGAATTAAATCCGCAGTCGTATGCAATGCTGACAATTTTATCGCTCTGAGATTTCGGATCGACCAATAGCGATTGCGCTTCTTTGATTCTGAACGCATTCACAAATTCAGTAAAGTTTTGTTTCAATATCGTATTCAAACTATAAGAAATAACATGGCTGGGAAGCGAAGACAATTCGGATAAACGCGGCAAATTGAATGCTGAATCGAAATAAGGTTTTTGCGATTGCATGATTGCTGTGAGGCGATCACAATACGCTTTTGCCATAGACTCGGTAATATTTAGATTTTTATATTTTGCTGCCGGCAGATTCAGAAAGACAGGGCGTTGACGAAGGGCATAAAATGTAATGACGTACACGCTTCCGGCATATAACACGGGCCCGGCAAGATACGATGTCAGTCCAAAAATAAAATTGGAAAAATACGACAAACTAAATAAAGTAATACCAATCTGCAGCCGGATAAGCCAACTAAACGGAAATGCCTGATCTCTCCGATATTGCCAGATGATGATAAAACCGGCAATAACATACATAATGTTTTGAATCAGCAATGCCGTGTACCATCCGGCATACCAGAATTCAGATAACGTTAATTTCTGAATGCCGGCAAGTATCAACGCGGCAGGGATGAAATGCGTCCATGCCAGCCAATTAAGCTGCCGCTCGGGGCGTGACAACGCAAAAACGTACAGAAAAAACAGAGGTCCGATACAGGCATGTGCGGCAAAACCTAAATTGAGAACCCATAACGGCGTAGCGTCCCAATACGCCCACAGCGCTGATTTAGCAACTCTCAGGCTGAGAACAATAAAAAGCATGGCCGGCAAAATGGAATCTCTGTGGCGTTCATTTTTGACGGTCAGCACATAAACCGCAAGGAATAAACTCTGAAGAGCGCCGACCCAAACAATGATCTCGAGGACTTTTGTTAATATATCATTCACCGTAGACTGTTTATGATTGAATTGTATTTCAGTTTACTATCACCAATACTATAAGTATATAAGTACAAATTGTTAATTTGTTTTTATAAGAAATCTGCTTTATATTTATATATTGTGTATTCGCTCTATGCGATTTCTTACATACAATTCCTTAAAACTGTTAAGATTAAATTATCATTAGTTTATTTGAAGGTCATCAATGAGTAGATTTCTTTTGTACTTCTTTATGGTCTCCTTTGTTGCTTGCACAAACGGTGAATCAGAAAAAAATGGTAACAACAATGTACCTATACAACGAATTGCGTTCACAGAATTAGTAAATGGATATTTTCAAGTTTTTGTAATCAAAGATAATGGAACTCAACGAATTCAGCTTAGTTCAAGAAACAACGCTGCAGCTCGTTATCCTATCTGGACACCAGATGGAAATCGAGTTTTCTTCATACAAAATGATACGCTATGGTCCAATAATTTTAATGGAAATAATGTTCGTATTCATAAATCAGAATTCCAGATCCTTCATGGTTTTAATACTACCACGTGGCATATTCTTTTTGCTAATCACGATTCATTGTTTGTTTCAGATTCATCATTTACATATAGAACCCATGTGATGGGTGATCCAAACCAAGCAAAATGGTCAAGCGATGAAAAAAGTATTATATCAATATTACGAGGATCAGAGAACCATTCGAGCATCACATACTTAATTGTGACAAATTTAGAAAATGCTCAAATTGATACAATTGTCAAAAGTCAGTTCATAGATGATTTTTTATGGACATCTTCAGCAATTTTTTATTCTACTCTCGATACTTTATATAGAGTGGAACCATTAGATAAGTCTAAAATAAATTTGAATTTAATACAAGGGCTAAAGTCAGGACTTATTTGGAGTTCTTCAACTGATCAAATTTTTTACAAAAACAGTTATGCATCATTAACGTTTAGGAGAATTAATGGAGATGGCTCTGGTGATACAGAACTCTTCACTTTTATGAGTGGTTGCGGTGGATCCTCAATCAGCTCTGATGGCCAATCAATTGGATTAACAATTTATGCAAGCCGTAGCTACAATTTATTTATAGTGAATTCCGATGGATCAAATCTTGTTTCATTGACAACATCGGGAGATGTTGGCTTTGAAGTTAGTTTGTCACCATAATAGAGCCAGTTATTCTACTTGATCACTTCTTCCTCCGCCTTCTCATCCCAATCCCGTGCATAGTGCTTATGCGAAGCATCGTAGATTTTTCCACTCCCTTTTTTGATTTTGTAATGCGACACGGTGCTATAGGAATCGACTTCGATCGCATAATAATCGGACTTTTCAATGATCGTCATTTGAGTATCATCCGGTAGTTTCCCGTCTGGAATGTCGCCGATTTCATTGTCATTGTTAATGGCATTCAAAACAAATTCTATCGCTTTGCGTGCATTTTTTGTCGGTTTGAAAAATTGATACTCTTCGAAATCTTTTAATTCTTTATCGTTTTCGATCGGACCGGTACCAAGCGAGTTTTCCGTCAGATTGACGCTCATGTCGTAAATGAAGGCGCTTTTACGAGGAACAAATTGAATGGCATTATCAAAGATAACCCATAACGAGCCCCGGCTGATTTTGACACGAATCCGGTCAAATAAATCAGTTTTGAAATCAGGATAACTATTCTTAGCACGCGCCGCAGCGATGGCGATCAATGAATCGCGACCGAGCGCTTTGAGTTCGTCCAGAGTCATTTTTTTTGACTGTCCATAAATTGATGCAGTCAGGCTAATTCCAATGATGAAAATGAATAGTTTCATACTCACCCTTTGATTAATGACCTCCAAAGCAACCGCATTCATTATTCATGAAGCTTTGAGTGTGTTCATGCCACGGAAATGATGCATTATATTTATTATTCTCCCAATAAAACTTAGAGCGCTTGATGTCATAATTTCCGATTTCATTCAACGTCTCAGTATCGTATAAATGACCGTTGATCATTGTATAATGGACAGTCTCAGAGTTATGAATATCGTCTAACGGATTTTTATCTAAGATAATCATATCGGCTAATTTGCCCTTTTCTATTGAACCAAGGTCTTTGTCCAATCCAAGATATTGAGCGCCGTTAATTGTTGCGGCATGGAGTGTTTGCATGGCACTTAAACCGCCTTGCGCCAGCATCCATAATTCCCAATGCACACCGAGACCTTGCAATTGTCCGTGAGCGCCGAGATTAATTTTTACTCCTGCATCGGCAAGCTTTTTACAAGATTGAGACACTAAGATATGCCCATTGGTGTATTCGCCTTCGGGGATCATGGTGCGATGGCGCGAACGCGCGTCGATGATGGCACGCGGAGTAAAACGTAACAAACGGTCTTTTTCCCAGACATTGCTGTGTTGATACCAGTAGTATTCACCGCTCACGGCGCCGTAGCTCACGATCAAAGTCGGTGTATAACCTACTTTGGTTTTCGACCACAACTGAATGACGTCATTGTAAAGCGGCGCGACGGGAATATTGTGTTCGATACCTGTATGGCCATCCAGAATCATCGAAATGTTATGGAAGAAATGCGAACCGCCTTCCGGCACGACCATCATTTCCAATTCTTTTGCCGCACGGATAATTTGTTGCCGCTGCTCGCGACGCGGTTGGTTATAACTTTTAACCGAAAACGCGCCGAAAGCTTTGGTACGTCGCACGGCTGAACGGGCATCGTCGAGCGAATTAATCACGGCTTTGAAATCACCATCGGCGCCGTACAAGATAATTCCGGTTGAAAAAATGCGCGGGCCAACCATCGTTCCTGCTTTGACCATTTCCGACTGAGAGAAAATCATTTCCGTATTCGACGATGGATCGTGTGAAGTCGTTACGCCATAAGCGAGATTGGCATAATATTGCCATTGTTTCTGCGGGCTGAGCCCGTACCGGAAATTGCCAACGTGCGCATGGGCGTCGATAATACCCGGCATAATTGTTTTGCCGCTGACATCGATGATCTTGGCATTTTTTGGAATTTCCACCTGATCTGCTTTTCCAACAGCCGTGATGCGATTGCCATCGACGATCACGACGCCGTCTTCGATCACTTCATCGCCTTTCATAGTTATAATTCGCGCTCCTTTAAGAGCCAGCATCCCCTTGGGTTTATCTGTTTTCAAAACCAAATTAATTTTGATCCCCGTGGTGTCCATCGGCCGAGTTGTATCCGCTGCGCCGTCAACAAAAGTAAAACGGTCTTTCAATTCAGTCGTGAAATATTCATCGCCCAGCGTCCAATGCAGTTTTTTACCATCCGCCGACCAATGGATATTAATTCCCGCATCGCGGCTGACTTGACTCACAGGGAAGGACTTTGTGCCGCCTTCAATTTCCACCGCCGTTCCGGTTTGAGGCATCGCGGCGATGTAAACTTTAAACAGTTCGTTAAAAGCTATCCATTTATTGTCAGGACTTGGAACAAATTGATTTGTATATTTTGAAGTAAAATGGGTGCGTACGTCCTGACCGTTCAGATCGACGCTTTTGAAAGCTTTCTTGATATCGCCGAAAAGATATCCACCAGTCTGATAAAATACGCGTTTGTCGTCGGCGCTGAATTTGGGAAATTCTCCTTCGGCAGAAATGAAAGTTGATGTTCCGCCTTTTGACGGCATCCAGTACAAACCCGGATCGGTACAAAAAGCAAACCCTTGATGATCATTGCCTTCTTCTTTTTGATAAACGATTTTCGTGCCGTCGGCAGAAAATTGAGGTGTACGATAAATACCTTTTTCTGCAGTCAATTTCACAGGCTTTGATTTAGAGCTTTTCATGTTCAATGAATACATAGCGCCCATGGCCGTATCATTCCACGTAACGTAGACAATTTCATTGCCATCCTTGGAAAAAGAAGGTTCAAATTCAAAATCATTGCTATTCGTCAGGCGAACAGGCGCACCTTCAGGTAATTCTTTTTTCCATAAATAACCAACCGCGTTAAAGACCAGAGTTTTGCCATCAGGAGACGTCACAGCGCCGCGAATAACTTTGACAGTAAATTCGTCCGGCGCAACGTTTTGTTGATAACGGACGGCATCGGTGATTTTTTGTTTCACGTTCACCGTAAACGGAATTTCGGATGCTTTCGATTTCTCGACGTCTACTTTCCAGATTTTGCCTTGCGCCCAAATAATGATCGACTGATTATCCGGCGTCCAGTTATAATTCGCATACACGCCAAAAATAGCCCACGCTTCCTGCTGATCTTTGGACAATTGATCCAACACCGGCCATTCTTCACCGGTTTTAATATCGTGAATATACAACACCGTTTTTTCACGCACACGGCGAATAAACGCTATTTTTTTTCCGTCGCGGGAAATTTGAGGGCGCGCGGCACCGCCAGGCCCGGAAATAAATGTTGTTAATTCGCCTTTTTGAAAATCATACCGGCGAATCACGTAGATTTGATTGTTAGGATCTTTGTTGTATTGAAAAGTTCCTCCGGGATACATGTCTTCGGAAAAATACAAATATCGGCCATCGGGAGAAATAACCGGCTCGCCTGCATCTTGTTGATCGTTCTTACGTTTGATCAGTTGAATTCCCTGCCCTCCGCTGATGTGATACATCCACATTTCACCGGCGCCGGCCGAACGGGTACTGGTGAAGTGTTTACGCGCAACAAGATATTGTCCGTCCGGCGTCCATACGGCATTATTGAGCAAACGAAAATCTTCTTTGGTAACTTGCCTGGCATTCGAACCGTCGCGATCCATGATCCAGATATTATCGGCGCCGCTGCGATCACTGGTAAAGGAAATTTTTCTTCCATCCGGGCTGAAGCGCGGCTGCACTTCAAATGACAAACCGCCTCGTAACAATTTTGCTTCGCCACCGGAAATCGGCATGATATAAATATCGCCAAGCATATCGAAAACGATATCTTTTCCATCAGGACTGACATCGAGATTCATCCACGTACCTTCGTTCGTGGTAAAATTAATTTCATTCAATTCATATCCCGGATTTTCAACGTCCCATTTTTTGCCGTCGTTTTGCGCAAATAAACATTGAAAAAAACCGATACTTAAAAGTAAAAGTTTTTTGTACATGACCGTTCCTCTGCTATCGTAATGTTTGATAATTGTGTTTATAAAATCGGTGA encodes:
- a CDS encoding aldo/keto reductase, giving the protein MFTRREILKITGMSCAGVLTGSMKFPSLFADGMIQRLIPSTNEKLPVIGLGTWQTFDVGSSESERQPLKDVLTTMRSIGGRVIDSSPMYGNSEEVVGDLTVMTGTAESFFYATKVWTSGKDEGKIQMMESMKKLRRSVIDLMQIHNVLDWKTHLPVLREWKDAGKIRYIGITHYTASAYSELEKILKSEPVDFVQFNYSLGERDAERSLLQTAQDRGVAVLINRPFAGGSLFQAAKNKPLPQWASELGITSWGQYFLKYIISHPAVTCAIAGTSKPQHLKDNMMAAFGKLPDQVVRKKMSEYFDSL
- a CDS encoding helix-turn-helix domain-containing protein: MNDILTKVLEIIVWVGALQSLFLAVYVLTVKNERHRDSILPAMLFIVLSLRVAKSALWAYWDATPLWVLNLGFAAHACIGPLFFLYVFALSRPERQLNWLAWTHFIPAALILAGIQKLTLSEFWYAGWYTALLIQNIMYVIAGFIIIWQYRRDQAFPFSWLIRLQIGITLFSLSYFSNFIFGLTSYLAGPVLYAGSVYVITFYALRQRPVFLNLPAAKYKNLNITESMAKAYCDRLTAIMQSQKPYFDSAFNLPRLSELSSLPSHVISYSLNTILKQNFTEFVNAFRIKEAQSLLVDPKSQSDKIVSIAYDCGFNSLSSFNTAFKKITKITPSEFRLRHANFSNS
- a CDS encoding DPP IV N-terminal domain-containing protein; this translates as MSRFLLYFFMVSFVACTNGESEKNGNNNVPIQRIAFTELVNGYFQVFVIKDNGTQRIQLSSRNNAAARYPIWTPDGNRVFFIQNDTLWSNNFNGNNVRIHKSEFQILHGFNTTTWHILFANHDSLFVSDSSFTYRTHVMGDPNQAKWSSDEKSIISILRGSENHSSITYLIVTNLENAQIDTIVKSQFIDDFLWTSSAIFYSTLDTLYRVEPLDKSKINLNLIQGLKSGLIWSSSTDQIFYKNSYASLTFRRINGDGSGDTELFTFMSGCGGSSISSDGQSIGLTIYASRSYNLFIVNSDGSNLVSLTTSGDVGFEVSLSP
- a CDS encoding amidohydrolase family protein, which produces MYKKLLLLSIGFFQCLFAQNDGKKWDVENPGYELNEINFTTNEGTWMNLDVSPDGKDIVFDMLGDIYIMPISGGEAKLLRGGLSFEVQPRFSPDGRKISFTSDRSGADNIWIMDRDGSNARQVTKEDFRLLNNAVWTPDGQYLVARKHFTSTRSAGAGEMWMYHISGGQGIQLIKRKNDQQDAGEPVISPDGRYLYFSEDMYPGGTFQYNKDPNNQIYVIRRYDFQKGELTTFISGPGGAARPQISRDGKKIAFIRRVREKTVLYIHDIKTGEEWPVLDQLSKDQQEAWAIFGVYANYNWTPDNQSIIIWAQGKIWKVDVEKSKASEIPFTVNVKQKITDAVRYQQNVAPDEFTVKVIRGAVTSPDGKTLVFNAVGYLWKKELPEGAPVRLTNSNDFEFEPSFSKDGNEIVYVTWNDTAMGAMYSLNMKSSKSKPVKLTAEKGIYRTPQFSADGTKIVYQKEEGNDHQGFAFCTDPGLYWMPSKGGTSTFISAEGEFPKFSADDKRVFYQTGGYLFGDIKKAFKSVDLNGQDVRTHFTSKYTNQFVPSPDNKWIAFNELFKVYIAAMPQTGTAVEIEGGTKSFPVSQVSRDAGINIHWSADGKKLHWTLGDEYFTTELKDRFTFVDGAADTTRPMDTTGIKINLVLKTDKPKGMLALKGARIITMKGDEVIEDGVVIVDGNRITAVGKADQVEIPKNAKIIDVSGKTIMPGIIDAHAHVGNFRYGLSPQKQWQYYANLAYGVTTSHDPSSNTEMIFSQSEMVKAGTMVGPRIFSTGIILYGADGDFKAVINSLDDARSAVRRTKAFGAFSVKSYNQPRREQRQQIIRAAKELEMMVVPEGGSHFFHNISMILDGHTGIEHNIPVAPLYNDVIQLWSKTKVGYTPTLIVSYGAVSGEYYWYQHSNVWEKDRLLRFTPRAIIDARSRHRTMIPEGEYTNGHILVSQSCKKLADAGVKINLGAHGQLQGLGVHWELWMLAQGGLSAMQTLHAATINGAQYLGLDKDLGSIEKGKLADMIILDKNPLDDIHNSETVHYTMINGHLYDTETLNEIGNYDIKRSKFYWENNKYNASFPWHEHTQSFMNNECGCFGGH